The Aminipila terrae nucleotide sequence TAAATATATTAAAAAAATTCAGCCTGCTTATACACCTGAGTGGCGCTTTGAGGAAAAGAATCCAGATGTGGGCTCTGCGCTGGCTATGATTTATACGGACATGTTTTATGGCACCATAAGAAAGTTCAATCATATACCCAGAAAAAACCGGCTTGCATTTTACAATGAAATTGATGCAGGGCTTTTGCCGGCAATACCTGCTTTTGGATACGTTACCTTTGGATTGTCAGGAGCTCCGGTTTCCGGTGAGGCGGTAAAGAAAGGGACACAGCTAATTGCTGATACGGAAGATGAAGAGGAAGGGACTACCATCTTTGAAACGGAGAACGATGTTTTTGTAACTGCAGCAAGGATACAGAACATTTTTTGTACCAGTGGGGTCAATGATTTCATAAGTTGTGTAGCAGATGAAACAGAGCTTAATCAGGCTAATAAACCAGATAAAGAAGAAGGATTTTATTTATTTGATATAAAAGCAGAAAATCTGCAGCAGCATGTAATATATTTCAGCCAGGCCCATGCACTTAATATAAAAAAGGGAGCATGGATAGAAATCCTTTTAAATCCTCACTATCAGCACCAGGTGCCTAAGGACCAGATGGAAGCACTGTTGGATGCCAGAAAAAGTAAATGGGAGTACTATACAGATAATGGATGGGAAAGCTTTGATGGTCAAAAAGTCCAGGGAGGCAGATTGTTATTTTTTAAGAGTGAGCGTCAGCCAGCTTTCGCGCCATGTGAAATAAATAAGATGCAAAGTTGCTTGATGAGATGCACAGTCAATGACATAAGTGATTTTGAGAATCTGAGTCTGGACAGGATTGAAATTTCATCAATGGGTGCAGGATTAGAACCGGATATGGTTCTCACTGACGATATAGAACAGAATATTCATGAATTTTTTCCTTTCGGTGAAAAAATGTCCCTTTACAGTGATGTATATATAGCTGCTGAAGATGCTTTATGTAAAAAAGGCGCGGATATAAGACTGACATTTAATCTAAACTTTATAAGAATTCCTGTAGATCTGGATATGGCAGCTTCAAATGTTAACTGGAAACTTATCATGAAGCGCAGCGAGTTTAAACCGGATAAAGATTATGATATCACCATAGAAGATGTTATATGGGAATACTATAACGGAAATGGATGGACCAGGTTATTTCCTTCTGATGAGTACAGAGACACCTTTACTACGGAATATGGAACATTAGGGCAGTTCCGAGTCATAGACTTTAAATGCCCCATGGACATGGAGAAAATACTCATCGGTTCTTTTGAATCTTACTATATAAGAGTGCGGGTCTTAAAAGTGAACAACTTATATAAGACCAAGGGAGAATACGTTGCACCAGTTATAGATGGAATGGCTTTTAGCTATGATTATAAGGAAAAGGGAAGGCTTCCGGAGTATATCTATACGGAAAATAATCTGGAAAGGAAAAGCTATGAAGAAAGGCAGCTTTCTGATGATTTGTTTTTTTTCAAACCCTTTTATACCATGGAACAAAAGAAGACCGCACTTTATTTAGGGTTTGATATGGCTCCATCAGGTGGGCCTGTAAAGATGCTTTTTGACCTTAAAGACACCATCACAGATAAACTTACCCGTATTTCATGGGAATATTATAGTGATAAAGAGTGGCGGACTTTAAATGTTACAGATGAGACAGAAAACTTTAAAAAAACTGGGATTGTTACTTTCATGGGCCCAGGGAATTTTAAGAGAAGTTTATTATGGAACAGGGAATTATACTGGATTCGGCTTATTGATAATGGAGAGCGGTATAACAACGTTAAACTACCGGTTCAGCTTCCCAGGCTGTTAAATATATATATGAATACTACTCAGATAAAAAATGTTCAGACAAATATTACGGAATATTTTTATGCAGAGCCTCAGGATGTGAGTTTCCAATGCCAGCTGTTGCACAATAAAATCCAGGAGGTGCAGGTCC carries:
- a CDS encoding baseplate J/gp47 family protein, which translates into the protein MRIPNIDNRTEKDIIKYIKKIQPAYTPEWRFEEKNPDVGSALAMIYTDMFYGTIRKFNHIPRKNRLAFYNEIDAGLLPAIPAFGYVTFGLSGAPVSGEAVKKGTQLIADTEDEEEGTTIFETENDVFVTAARIQNIFCTSGVNDFISCVADETELNQANKPDKEEGFYLFDIKAENLQQHVIYFSQAHALNIKKGAWIEILLNPHYQHQVPKDQMEALLDARKSKWEYYTDNGWESFDGQKVQGGRLLFFKSERQPAFAPCEINKMQSCLMRCTVNDISDFENLSLDRIEISSMGAGLEPDMVLTDDIEQNIHEFFPFGEKMSLYSDVYIAAEDALCKKGADIRLTFNLNFIRIPVDLDMAASNVNWKLIMKRSEFKPDKDYDITIEDVIWEYYNGNGWTRLFPSDEYRDTFTTEYGTLGQFRVIDFKCPMDMEKILIGSFESYYIRVRVLKVNNLYKTKGEYVAPVIDGMAFSYDYKEKGRLPEYIYTENNLERKSYEERQLSDDLFFFKPFYTMEQKKTALYLGFDMAPSGGPVKMLFDLKDTITDKLTRISWEYYSDKEWRTLNVTDETENFKKTGIVTFMGPGNFKRSLLWNRELYWIRLIDNGERYNNVKLPVQLPRLLNIYMNTTQIKNVQTNITEYFYAEPQDVSFQCQLLHNKIQEVQVQVFEEGNWVNWTEVEDFIDLNDERRRYTVDRNEGIVRFSDRKEEGLISFNQEETIKVTYSTGGGSIGNLPKGAVNRTAYSIGFINEVDNPSVTFGGCDIEETEAAAYRNGQALKHGYRAVTAGDFESMAMEATRNIYRAKCFPGYNELGSKTPGALTLALLQKDFMKGRAYFGAVAEQVKNYIEKRCSSNIIDLNHFFVVEPQFMEMCVKVELSVREYNQVFKVKEQIENRLNEFLNPLTGNFDGRGWNIGRLPNPTQVLNCLKDIEDISYLKNVFVSAYTEGKFGRVEADLDKAASIRFALPLAGTHEIIISVDEGR